The following coding sequences lie in one Trueperaceae bacterium genomic window:
- a CDS encoding acetamidase/formamidase family protein: protein MSQYKTIHHHHHHFGWDNALKPVLRVEPGAELEVHTVDSSGGQLSATSTAEDVAKLDFEKVNPVTGPIYIEGAEPGDAVAVDILDFTESGWGWTGIIPGFGLLAEEFTDPLLNISRYDAKRVEFQPGIHIPTRPFTGTIGLALREPGNHSVVPPRQQGGNMDIRDLTRGSRLYLPVAVPGGLLSIGDTHAAQGDGEVCGTAIETAMTVKVRLGLIKNAEFPSPRYELGAEFATEPYPKGFYGTMGVAPDLLQATKTAVYAMIDHLTTEYGMDPDLAYALCSVAVNLRISEVVDAPNWVVSAVLPRHIFV from the coding sequence GTGAGCCAGTACAAGACCATCCACCACCATCACCACCATTTCGGCTGGGACAACGCCCTGAAGCCGGTGCTGCGCGTCGAGCCCGGCGCGGAGCTCGAGGTCCACACGGTGGACTCCTCCGGCGGCCAGCTCAGCGCCACGTCGACGGCCGAGGACGTCGCCAAGCTGGACTTCGAGAAGGTCAACCCCGTCACCGGACCGATCTACATCGAGGGCGCCGAGCCGGGCGACGCCGTGGCCGTGGACATCCTGGACTTCACGGAGAGCGGTTGGGGCTGGACGGGCATCATCCCCGGCTTCGGGCTGCTGGCCGAGGAGTTCACCGACCCGCTGCTCAACATCTCTCGCTACGACGCCAAGCGCGTGGAGTTTCAGCCGGGCATCCACATCCCGACGCGGCCGTTCACGGGCACCATCGGCCTCGCCCTCCGGGAGCCGGGCAACCACAGCGTCGTGCCGCCCCGGCAGCAGGGTGGGAACATGGACATCCGCGACCTCACCCGTGGCAGCCGCCTCTACCTGCCGGTCGCGGTGCCCGGCGGGCTGCTGTCGATCGGCGACACGCACGCGGCGCAGGGCGACGGCGAGGTGTGCGGCACGGCCATCGAGACGGCCATGACGGTCAAGGTGCGCCTCGGCCTCATCAAGAACGCGGAGTTCCCCAGCCCGCGTTACGAGCTCGGGGCCGAGTTCGCCACGGAGCCGTACCCGAAGGGCTTCTACGGCACGATGGGGGTCGCGCCCGACCTGTTGCAGGCGACCAAGACCGCCGTCTACGCCATGATCGACCACCTCACCACGGAGTACGGCATGGACCCCGACCTCGCCTATGCCCTATGCAGCGTGGCCGTGAACCTCCGCATCAGCGAGGTCGTCGACGCGCCGAACTGGGTGGTCTCGGCAGTGTTGCCGCGGCACATCTTCGTGTAA